The proteins below are encoded in one region of Triticum aestivum cultivar Chinese Spring chromosome 1B, IWGSC CS RefSeq v2.1, whole genome shotgun sequence:
- the LOC123140265 gene encoding homeobox protein HOX1A, whose translation MDKSNTSGCAEDTIETRSYANSSLNPEALKHQSFPFPYTSPSGERKNFKRAANRGRKGSRVLSSRTYPLKSSESTVRVLRSRSVADKSPSDAVQTPTEKAAKKPPSDSVDTLVKPAAKRIKRDRPTKGGPDDELSKIRKRIRYILNRMNYHQSFLEAYASEGWKNQSLEKIRPEKELERAKEEIVRCKLRIREAFQNLDHLLTVGKLEESLFDSEGKISSDDIVCATCSLQEATLNNDIILCDGACDRGFHQNCLNPPLLTKDIPEGEEGWLCPACDCKIDCIELINELQGTDLDINDSWEKVFPEAAAVAHGPMQNDVADLPSDDSEDDDFDPNISEEHVAGHAEGSSEEDGDEGSDSDDSNFMTSSDNSEHVKEKVKVDDLGLPSEDSEDDDYDPAGPDSDKDIEEKQDESDFTSDSDEFCAEITKSCSKDEVSSGPKVGGRTNDLEGAPVRPNTSMSHSKDLEIDPDVILPSTKRQVQRLDYKKLYDDTYGEAPSESSDGDEWSGKSTLKEDNEERNEVDSFARKSSRGTRAVHPDGFHGLVNDQHAGGLTSAGSNSKANKRHFGPVINERLNQYFTTDQYPSRAVKESLAQELGLTFHQVNKWFESTRHARAAAMKNGTQLEKQSNSRKKKSSDATHMEVKDQPNACKEEGIRQHSPVKQDTDGGQRTHVPPESSQSYTKTSGLIGCPKSESRENHEKNTSSKYVGMPTDGSAEDQILELEPEDEGSDSDDLNFVTRSGNSEPLKNREKIDDLGLPSAYSEDDDYDFDEVIEMMQSSSDESNFTTSSDNPEDVKEKVDDLGLPSEDSEDDDYDPAGPGSDEDIGKKQSSSEKSHSSDKSENRKTKRKVDDLGLPSEDSEDDDYDPASPDSDKDIEEKQDESDFSSDSDDFCVEIAKSCCGQEGVPSGAKVGGDRTDDLEGTTICANAAISNLPSKDPEMDQYVVLPVSARQKVQSPDSKKLAAYGKAPSDSSYSEELSKKGTPEKDKGKESEAGSFVRQSNEFTPQRSQQSFHGSVNGQNAEELLTPNGSSTTGQKRQYGPIINQRLHEQFKTDQYPSRAVKESLAQELGLTFRQVEKWFESRRRHIRVASNKGSTHVENHSTKENPNECKSDALNEDTPSGILNEGITQDGPLKQDIGGGLKTNASTPNSSQRYTTPLVRRPKGESRENHMKNTSSSSSGRPEGSDAGYAVLALEALDEKTRSKMLQELKKRKIG comes from the exons ATGGACAAAAGCAATACTTCTGGCTGTGCTGAGGACACTATTGAGACTCGGAGTTATGCAAACTCTAGCCTGAACCCTGAGGCCCTTAAGCATCAAAGTTTTCCTTTTCCGTACACATCCCCGTCGGGGGAAAGGAAAAATTTCAAAAGGGCAGCTAACAGGGGAAGGAAAGGCTCCCGAGTATTGTCAAGTAGAACTTATCCTTTGAAGTCATCTGAGAGTACTGTCAGGGTTCTTCGTTCTAGATCAGTTGCAGATAAGTCACCTAGTGATGCTGTGCAAACTCCAACAGAAAAAGCCGCAAAGAAGCCACCTAGCGACTCTGTGGACACTCTagtaaaaccagctgctaaaagaaTAAAGAGGGATAGACCCACAAAGGGTGGTCCGGACGATGAGTTATCGAAAATTCGTAAGCGAATTAGATACATTTTGAATCGGATGAACTATCACCAAAGTTTTCTTGAAGCATATGCCAGTGAAGGCTGGAAAAATCAAAG TTTGGAAAAGATAAGGCCTGAGAAGGAGCTTGAACGAGCCAAGGAGGAGATCGTGCGGTGCAAATTAAGAATACGAGAAGCTTTCCAGAATCTTGATCATCTTCTAACTGTGGGGAAGCTTGAGGAATCTTTGTTTGATTCTGAAGGAAAGATATCTTCTGATGAT ATTGTTTGTGCCACTTGTAGTTTGCAAGAAGCTACATTGAATAATGACATCATTCTCTGCGACGGAGCCTGCGACAGAGGGTTCCACCAGAATTGTCTAAACCCTCCTTTACTGACTAAAGATA TTCCTGAGGGAGAGGAAGGATGGCTTTGCCCTGCATGTGATTGCAAGATAGACTGTATAGAATTAATAAATGAACTCCAAGGGACAGATCTTGACATTAATGACTCTTGGGAG AAAGTTTTTCCTGAGGCAGCTGCTGTGGCACACGGGCCTATGCAAAATGATGTAGCTGATCTTCCATCAGACGATTCAGAAGATGATGACTTCGACCCCAATATATCCGAAGAACATGTGGCTGGTCACGCAGAAGGATCATCAGAAGAGGATGGGGATGAAGGTTCAGACTCTGATGACTCAAATTTCATGACCTCTTCTGACAATTCAGAACACGTGAAGGAGAAAGTGAAAGTTGATGACCTTGGATTACCTTCTGAGGACTCGGAGGATGATGACTATGATCCAGCAGGTCCTGATTCAGATAAAGATATCGAAGAGAAGCAAGATGAGTCAGACTTCACATCGGACTCTGATGAGTTCTGTGCTGAGATTACAAAGTCTTGTAGTAAGGATGAAGTTTCGTCTGGTCCTAAGGTTGGAGGTCGTACTAATGACTTGGAAGGGGCCCCTGTTCGGCCAAACACATCAATGTCACATAGCAAGGATCTTGAGATCGACCCAGATGTGATTTTACCATCTACAAAACGGCAGGTTCAACGGTTGGACTACAAAAAACTTTATGAT GATACTTATGGGGAAGCACCATCTGAATCAAGCGATGGTGATGAGTGGTCTGGGAAGAGCACACTCAAAGAAGACAACGAAGAACGAAATGAAGTGGATTCATTTGCACGCAAAAGCTCCAGGGGAACGCGAGCGGTGCATCCTGACGGTTTTCATGGTTTAGTAAATGATCAACATGCAGGGGGGCTTACCTCTGCTGGCAGCAATAGTAAAGCTAACAAAAGGCATTTTGGTCCAGTAATTAATGAG AGGCTAAATCAGTATTTCACAACAGACCAATACCCTAGCCGTGCTGTTAAAGAAAGCTTGGCACAAGAATTAGGGCTGACATTCCATCAG GTTAACAAATGGTTTGAAAGTACACGTCACGCAAGAGCAGCTGCTATGAAAAATGGCACTCAGCTAGAAAAGCAGAGCAACAGTAGGAAGAAGAAGAGCTCAGACGCAACTCACATGGAAGTTAAAGATCAACCTAATGCATGTAAAGAGGAAGGTATCAGACAACATAGTCCAGTGAAACAAGACACTGATGGTGGGCAGAGAACTCATGTGCCTCCAGAAAGCAGCCAAAGCTATACTAAAACCTCGGGATTGATAGGCTGTCCAAAAAGTGAGTCCAGAGAGAACCATGAAAAGAATACCTCCTCGAAATATGTTGGAATGCCAACAGATGGCTCTGCAGAGGATCAGATTCTGGAGCTAGAACCTGAAGATGAAGGTTCGGACTCTGATGACCTGAATTTTGTCACCCGTTCTGGAAATTCAGAACCTTTGAAAAATAGAGAGAAAATTGATGACCTTGGATTACCTTCTGCGTACTCTGAGGATGATGACTATGATTTTGACGAAGTTATTGAAATGATGCAATCAAGTTCAGATGAATCAAATTTCACCACCTCTTCTGACAATCCAGAAGATGTGAAGGAGAAAGTTGATGACCTTGGATTACCTTCCGAGGACTCTGAGGACGATGATTATGATCCAGCAGGTCCTGGTTCTGATGAAGATATTGGAAAGAAGCAGTCAAGTTCAGAGAAGTCACACTCTTCTGACAAATCAGAAAATAGGAAGACGAAAAGGAAAGTTGATGACCTCGGATTACCTTCTGAGGACTCGGAGGATGATGACTATGATCCAGCAAGTCCTGATTCAGATAAAGATATCGAAGAGAAGCAAGATGAGTCAGACTTCTCATCTGACTCTGATGATTTCTGTGTTGAGATTGCTAAATCTTGTTGTGGCCAGGAGGGAGTTCCATCAGGAGCTAAGGTTGGTGGAGACCGTACCGATGACTTGGAAGGAACGACTATTTGCGCAAATGCGGCCATTTCCAATCTCCCTTCCAAGGATCCTGAAATGGACCAATATGTTGTTTTACCAGTTTCAGCGAGACAGAAGGTTCAGTCTCCGGACAGCAAAAAACTCGCT GCTTATGGGAAAGCACCATCTGATTCGAGTTACAGTGAAGAGTTGTCGAAGAAAGGCACACCTGAAAAGGACAAGGGAAAAGAAAGTGAAGCAGGTTCTTTTGTGCGTCAGAGCAATGAATTCACTCCGCAAAGGTCTCAACAAAGCTTTCATGGTTCGGTGAATGGGCAAAATGCAGAAGAGCTGCTTACCCCTAACGGAAGCAGTACTACAGGTCAGAAGAGACAATATGGGCCAATAATTAATCAG AGGCTACATGAGCAATTTAAAACAGATCAATATCCTAGCCGTGCTGTTAAAGAAAGCTTGGCACAAGAACTAGGTCTGACATTCCGTCAG GTTGAGAAATGGTTTGAAAGTAGGCGGCGTCACATAAGAGTAGCATCCAACAAAGGCAGCACTCACGTGGAAAATCATAGCACCAAGGAGAATCCTAATGAATGCAAAAGTGATGCTCTGAATGAGGATACGCCATCGGGAATTCTGAATGAAGGTATCACACAAGATGGTCCAC